A single genomic interval of Aegicerativicinus sediminis harbors:
- a CDS encoding dihydrodipicolinate synthase family protein encodes MEFEWKGVMPAITTQFTADEKLDLSMFKVNLDAQLEAGVHGIILGGTLGEASTLLPEEKRELTKFTKDIVGNRVPVVMNIAEQSTKGAIHAANIAEEDGANGLMLLPPMRYKADDAETLTYFKTIAKNTSLPIMIYNNPVDYKIEVTIEMFEELIKEDNIQAVKESTRDITNVTRYINRFGDRLKILTGVDTLALESLVMGADGWVAGLVDAFPAETVAIYNLVKSGNIQEAIEIYRWFMPLLELDIHTKLVQNIKLASVATGIGSEHVRAPRLPLAGEERERVLNIINKAMKTRPVLTQVTS; translated from the coding sequence ATGGAATTCGAATGGAAGGGTGTAATGCCCGCAATCACAACCCAATTTACGGCAGACGAAAAACTAGACCTGTCGATGTTCAAGGTGAACTTAGATGCCCAATTAGAAGCAGGAGTTCACGGTATTATTTTGGGAGGAACCTTAGGAGAAGCAAGTACCTTGTTGCCTGAAGAAAAAAGAGAACTCACCAAGTTTACCAAAGACATCGTTGGTAACCGTGTGCCAGTTGTAATGAATATTGCAGAGCAATCTACAAAAGGTGCCATTCATGCTGCAAACATTGCAGAAGAAGATGGGGCAAACGGTTTAATGTTGCTTCCACCTATGCGGTATAAAGCAGATGATGCAGAAACTTTAACCTATTTTAAAACTATTGCTAAGAACACCTCTCTTCCCATTATGATTTACAATAACCCGGTAGATTATAAAATAGAAGTAACGATTGAAATGTTCGAGGAATTGATTAAGGAGGATAATATCCAAGCTGTTAAAGAATCCACGAGGGATATCACTAACGTTACCAGATATATCAACCGTTTTGGAGACCGTTTAAAAATTTTAACTGGGGTTGACACTTTGGCCTTAGAAAGTTTGGTAATGGGTGCAGATGGTTGGGTTGCTGGATTGGTAGATGCATTCCCAGCGGAAACCGTTGCTATATATAATCTTGTTAAGTCAGGTAATATCCAGGAAGCAATTGAAATTTATAGATGGTTTATGCCCTTGCTTGAATTGGACATTCATACTAAATTAGTTCAGAATATTAAATTAGCGTCAGTTGCAACAGGCATAGGAAGTGAACATGTCAGAGCGCCGAGATTACCACTGGCAGGAGAGGAGAGAGAACGGGTTTTGAATATTATCAATAAAGCAATGAAAACTAGACCTGTACTCACTCAGGTTACATCTTAA
- a CDS encoding arylsulfatase, producing MKQLFIVAGIILILFYNCNNKGALPQEASKKPNIIYILADDLGYGELGVYGQKLIETPNIDALANDGMMFTQHYSSAPVCAPARYMLLTGTHSGHSYIRGNDEWRDRGKVWDYREMIKDSVLEGQRPVPDSINFFPALLQKEGYATGMIGKWGLGAPHTNSIPNKKGFDYFLGYNCQRQAHTYYPVHLYENEHRIHLDNDTVAPHTKLSKGADPNDPQSYAPFNLNVYAPEVMFNGMMIWIKEHKDRPFFFYWADPIPHNAIQAPVRWVEYYKRKFGEEEPYLGEAGYFPHQNPHAGYAAQISYLDENVGKLVKYLKDNGLYDNTLIIFTSDNGVTYSGGTDGAYFNSSAQFGEEYGRGKGFVYEGGIRVPMIATWPKQIKPGSKTDLISAQYDVLATFGELTGFKQEWATDGISFLPTLIGNANDQKHHEFLYWEFPEYGGQVAIRMGDWKVIRQHLKDDQEPTLELYNLTQDPAEENNMAENHPEIIEEAERIFKAQHENAVIERFRIPLIEDGLLGE from the coding sequence ATGAAGCAATTATTTATAGTAGCAGGAATTATTTTAATTCTGTTTTATAATTGTAATAATAAAGGGGCCCTTCCTCAAGAGGCTTCCAAAAAGCCCAATATTATTTACATTCTGGCCGATGATTTAGGTTATGGAGAGCTAGGTGTATATGGTCAAAAATTAATCGAAACACCAAATATAGATGCATTGGCAAATGACGGCATGATGTTTACCCAACATTACAGTAGTGCACCAGTTTGTGCACCAGCGCGATACATGCTTTTAACCGGAACTCATAGCGGGCATTCGTATATTCGAGGTAATGATGAATGGCGCGATCGAGGTAAAGTATGGGATTATCGTGAAATGATTAAAGACTCCGTTCTAGAGGGGCAAAGGCCTGTTCCAGATTCAATTAATTTTTTTCCGGCTTTGCTTCAGAAAGAAGGTTATGCCACGGGAATGATAGGCAAGTGGGGTTTAGGCGCACCTCATACCAATTCAATTCCAAACAAAAAAGGCTTCGATTATTTTCTAGGTTATAATTGTCAAAGGCAGGCCCATACCTATTATCCGGTACACTTATATGAAAATGAACATAGAATTCATTTAGATAATGACACCGTTGCTCCCCATACCAAACTTTCAAAGGGTGCAGATCCCAATGACCCGCAGAGTTATGCTCCATTTAATTTAAATGTTTATGCTCCTGAGGTGATGTTTAATGGTATGATGATTTGGATTAAGGAACATAAGGATAGACCTTTCTTTTTTTATTGGGCAGACCCAATTCCTCATAATGCCATACAGGCTCCAGTGCGTTGGGTGGAATATTATAAAAGGAAGTTTGGGGAAGAGGAGCCATACCTGGGTGAGGCAGGATACTTTCCCCATCAGAATCCACACGCAGGTTATGCGGCACAAATTTCTTATTTGGATGAGAATGTTGGTAAACTTGTTAAGTATCTTAAAGATAATGGCCTTTATGATAATACTTTAATAATTTTCACTTCAGATAACGGGGTAACGTATTCAGGAGGTACGGATGGCGCATATTTTAATAGTTCAGCACAATTTGGAGAGGAATATGGCAGAGGTAAGGGATTCGTATATGAAGGGGGTATAAGAGTTCCAATGATTGCGACCTGGCCAAAACAAATTAAACCAGGTTCCAAAACCGATTTAATTAGTGCCCAATATGATGTATTGGCTACTTTTGGAGAATTGACAGGTTTCAAGCAAGAATGGGCCACGGATGGTATAAGTTTTTTGCCGACCTTAATCGGTAATGCAAATGATCAAAAACACCATGAATTTCTTTATTGGGAATTCCCTGAATATGGTGGGCAAGTGGCAATAAGGATGGGCGATTGGAAAGTAATAAGACAGCACCTCAAGGACGACCAAGAACCTACACTTGAACTTTATAACCTAACTCAAGATCCAGCCGAGGAGAACAATATGGCTGAAAACCATCCCGAGATTATAGAAGAAGCTGAAAGAATTTTTAAGGCACAACATGAGAATGCTGTTATTGAACGATTCAGAATTCCTCTAATAGAGGATGGCTTATTAGGTGAATAA
- a CDS encoding sulfatase family protein — protein MHQITRRFLFLSCFAVFGILSGCKSEEDKIQIDSKPPNILFIMSDDHAYQAISAYDDRLIQTPNIDRIAREGMLFTNASVTNSICAPSRAVILTGKHSHINGKIDNISPFDTTNVTFPQLFREAGYQTAMFGKLHFGNNPKGVDEFMILPGQGRYYNPKFITKEGDTIIKGYVTDIITDQTLKWLKEKRNPEKPFLLMYFHKAPHRSWLPAPRHYREFTQKKFPLPSSLFDDYKRVHDSNISDSIPKYSTAAKDAEMSILAHMTLGYDNKVNLQTLNQLGVKEDFMNWPPTSNMDEQQSTIWDSIYNPISADFLERYNQMSTEELMEWKYQRYMQDYLGCIAGVDENVGRVLDYIEDSGLEDKTVVVYTSDQGFYLGEHGWFDKRFMYNESFKTPLLIKWPNVITPNTTQEEMVQNLDFAQTFLEMAGIVAPEDMQGESIVPLLKGENHLWKRDAIYYHYYEYPGVHMVKRHYGIANKRYKLMHFYYDIDEWELYDLEKDPQELNNEYYNPEYSEIVGELKTKLKELRLKYKDSDSLNQKFINQYSEEP, from the coding sequence ATGCATCAAATAACTAGAAGATTTCTCTTTCTCAGCTGTTTTGCTGTATTCGGAATATTGTCTGGATGCAAATCCGAGGAAGATAAAATCCAAATTGATTCCAAACCTCCAAACATTTTGTTTATCATGTCAGACGATCATGCTTATCAGGCCATCAGCGCCTATGATGATCGTTTAATACAAACTCCAAATATCGATAGAATTGCGCGGGAAGGAATGTTGTTTACAAACGCTTCAGTTACCAATTCTATTTGTGCTCCTTCCAGAGCTGTTATTTTAACAGGAAAGCATTCTCATATCAACGGAAAAATTGACAACATAAGCCCCTTTGATACTACTAATGTTACCTTTCCCCAATTGTTTCGAGAAGCTGGTTATCAAACAGCGATGTTTGGCAAACTTCATTTTGGCAACAATCCTAAAGGTGTAGATGAGTTTATGATTTTGCCAGGTCAGGGAAGGTATTATAATCCTAAATTCATAACGAAGGAAGGTGATACCATAATTAAAGGTTATGTCACCGATATTATTACAGACCAAACACTTAAATGGTTAAAGGAAAAACGAAATCCAGAAAAACCGTTTCTGTTGATGTATTTTCACAAGGCACCACATCGTTCATGGTTACCTGCCCCAAGACATTACCGAGAATTTACCCAAAAGAAATTTCCGCTTCCTTCCTCTTTGTTTGACGATTATAAAAGAGTTCATGATTCAAATATTTCTGACTCTATACCAAAATATAGTACCGCGGCTAAAGATGCTGAAATGAGTATTTTAGCGCATATGACTTTAGGTTATGACAATAAAGTCAACCTTCAAACCCTCAACCAATTAGGGGTTAAAGAAGATTTCATGAATTGGCCTCCTACATCTAATATGGATGAACAACAGTCAACTATTTGGGACAGTATCTATAATCCAATAAGTGCCGATTTTTTAGAGCGATATAATCAAATGTCCACTGAAGAGCTTATGGAGTGGAAATATCAGCGCTACATGCAGGATTATTTAGGTTGTATTGCTGGTGTAGATGAAAATGTAGGCAGAGTACTTGATTATATTGAGGATTCAGGTCTTGAGGATAAAACGGTGGTCGTTTACACTTCCGATCAAGGATTCTATCTAGGGGAACATGGCTGGTTCGACAAACGATTTATGTATAATGAAAGCTTTAAAACCCCATTGTTGATTAAATGGCCGAATGTAATTACACCAAATACGACTCAAGAAGAGATGGTTCAAAATTTAGATTTTGCCCAAACTTTTCTTGAAATGGCTGGGATTGTTGCTCCGGAGGATATGCAAGGCGAAAGTATTGTGCCTCTTTTAAAGGGTGAGAATCATTTGTGGAAAAGAGATGCTATTTATTATCATTATTATGAATATCCCGGAGTTCATATGGTGAAAAGACATTACGGTATAGCTAATAAGCGCTACAAACTCATGCATTTTTATTATGACATAGATGAATGGGAATTATATGATTTAGAAAAAGATCCTCAAGAGTTGAATAATGAATATTACAATCCAGAATATTCAGAGATAGTCGGGGAATTAAAAACCAAATTGAAAGAATTGCGATTGAAGTATAAAGATTCGGATAGCCTGAATCAAAAATTTATTAATCAGTATTCGGAAGAGCCATGA
- a CDS encoding sulfatase family protein, with translation MKNLLLFTIFVFFLSCKSNKEDNPVTVPEVDRPNIVLIFMDDMGYGDLGVYGATGWVTPNLDKLASEGMRFTNFHAATAVCSASRAALLTGCYPDRVSVHGAYFANAKQGLNPNEKTIAEILKEKDYTTGIVGKWHLGDHLSMLPLQQGFDEYLGIPYSNDMWPVYYDGTPADSINSKKIPWKIGMPELPLIRGNEKIRGIKNLNDMDQITTIYTEEAVEFIDKHKEDPFFLYLAHSMPHVPLGVSDKFRGKSDQGLYGDVIMEVDWSVGEVMKKLKEEGLEENTVVIFTSDNGPWLNYGNHAGSTGGLREGKGTMWEGGVREPAIIKWPGVINSGSESDALLLNLDILPTIAEIVDGNLPDHKIDGISMLPVLKEEKNTVRNEFWGYYGGELIFVQRDEWKLYFPHKYREYVGYQQGLDGFPGETGVTEMKEMELYNISEDINETTNVITNYPQIANELSELGQKVREELGDRITGVKGRGVRQPGKVETTASN, from the coding sequence ATGAAGAACCTTTTACTTTTTACCATCTTTGTTTTCTTTCTTAGTTGTAAAAGTAATAAGGAAGACAACCCAGTAACTGTTCCAGAAGTAGACAGGCCCAATATCGTCCTCATTTTTATGGATGACATGGGTTATGGTGATTTAGGCGTGTATGGTGCTACAGGTTGGGTAACTCCAAATTTAGATAAGTTAGCTTCCGAAGGAATGCGATTTACGAATTTTCATGCAGCCACTGCAGTTTGTAGTGCTTCCAGAGCTGCTTTGTTAACAGGTTGCTATCCTGATAGAGTAAGTGTCCATGGGGCCTATTTTGCAAATGCAAAACAGGGTCTTAACCCAAATGAAAAAACGATAGCAGAAATTCTTAAAGAAAAAGATTATACTACAGGTATAGTTGGAAAATGGCACTTAGGAGACCATCTTTCTATGCTTCCGTTGCAACAAGGATTCGATGAATATTTAGGAATACCGTATTCTAACGATATGTGGCCAGTTTACTATGATGGAACACCAGCGGATTCTATTAATAGTAAAAAAATTCCTTGGAAAATTGGCATGCCTGAACTTCCTTTAATTAGAGGTAATGAAAAGATTCGCGGTATAAAAAACCTCAATGATATGGACCAAATAACCACTATATACACTGAGGAGGCTGTAGAATTTATTGATAAACATAAGGAAGATCCATTTTTTCTGTATTTGGCCCATTCCATGCCTCACGTTCCTCTTGGAGTATCAGACAAATTTAGGGGTAAAAGTGATCAGGGGCTCTATGGAGATGTAATTATGGAAGTGGATTGGTCGGTAGGTGAGGTTATGAAGAAATTAAAAGAAGAAGGCTTAGAAGAAAACACCGTGGTAATTTTTACCAGCGACAATGGCCCTTGGCTCAACTATGGAAATCATGCAGGAAGCACTGGCGGTTTACGTGAAGGTAAAGGTACAATGTGGGAAGGAGGTGTAAGGGAGCCCGCAATAATAAAATGGCCAGGTGTTATAAATAGTGGAAGTGAAAGTGATGCCCTATTGTTAAACTTGGACATTCTACCAACTATTGCCGAAATTGTGGATGGTAATCTTCCAGACCACAAAATAGATGGTATTAGTATGTTGCCCGTTCTTAAAGAAGAAAAAAATACAGTTAGAAATGAATTTTGGGGTTATTATGGGGGTGAACTAATATTTGTGCAAAGGGACGAGTGGAAACTTTATTTTCCTCATAAATACCGCGAGTATGTAGGATATCAACAAGGTTTGGACGGGTTTCCTGGAGAAACTGGTGTTACAGAAATGAAGGAAATGGAGCTTTATAATATTTCGGAAGATATTAATGAAACCACAAATGTGATTACTAACTATCCTCAAATAGCAAACGAGCTCTCTGAACTTGGGCAGAAAGTTAGGGAAGAGTTGGGAGACAGAATTACAGGTGTAAAGGGCAGGGGAGTAAGACAGCCGGGAAAAGTTGAAACAACGGCATCCAATTGA
- a CDS encoding sulfatase family protein, whose amino-acid sequence MKHRFKGLTLSFLLLFFTACEETKKESQGLRLREKPNIVIIYLDDLGYGDVGAYGATAIKTPNMDRLANGGVKFLDGHASSATCTPSRFALLTGLYPWRNKDAHVLPGNAPLIIDTAKITVPKVLKASGYNTGIVGKWHLGLGNGDVNWNERISPGPNELGFDYSYILAATQDRVPTVYIENGNVDNLDRSDPIDVSYSENFEGQPTGKDNPELLTMMWDVGHNNSIVNGIGRIGYMRGGESAKWSDIDMADHFLNKAQSFVKENKESPFFLYYAMQQPHVPRTPHPRFKGATDLGPRGDVIVEADWCIGQFIRTLEEESLLENTLIILSSDNGPVLNDGYRDEADVRNGNHTPWGPFRGGKYCLFEAGTRVPFVTYWKGKITPKTSNALVSQIDLLTSFAKLVGSEESTQDSENILDALLGESDIGRKKLVLEASGRTALRKGKWAMIPPHKGPSLYSGVNIESGNDEAYQLYDLEIEKAQLTNLADSLPEKLEELKQDFQEIIDSEEK is encoded by the coding sequence ATGAAACATCGGTTTAAAGGTTTAACACTTTCTTTTTTACTACTATTTTTTACAGCATGTGAAGAGACTAAAAAAGAGTCCCAGGGCCTACGCCTTCGAGAAAAGCCAAATATTGTTATTATTTATTTAGATGATTTGGGTTATGGAGATGTAGGTGCCTATGGTGCTACCGCCATTAAAACACCTAATATGGATCGATTAGCAAATGGAGGGGTTAAATTCTTAGATGGGCATGCCTCCTCTGCCACATGTACCCCCAGTAGATTTGCTCTACTAACAGGTCTTTATCCGTGGCGAAATAAAGATGCTCATGTTTTACCCGGTAATGCGCCTTTAATAATTGACACTGCTAAAATTACAGTTCCGAAGGTGCTTAAAGCCAGTGGATATAATACCGGTATTGTTGGCAAATGGCACTTAGGTCTCGGGAATGGTGATGTTAATTGGAATGAGCGAATATCTCCTGGTCCAAATGAATTGGGTTTTGATTATTCTTATATTCTAGCTGCTACTCAAGATAGAGTTCCGACGGTTTATATCGAAAATGGGAATGTAGATAACTTAGATCGAAGTGATCCGATTGACGTGAGTTACTCAGAAAATTTTGAAGGTCAACCAACCGGAAAGGATAATCCAGAATTATTGACTATGATGTGGGATGTAGGGCATAATAATTCGATAGTTAACGGTATTGGTCGTATTGGTTATATGAGAGGTGGAGAGTCTGCAAAATGGAGTGATATTGATATGGCAGATCATTTTTTGAATAAGGCGCAATCATTCGTGAAGGAAAATAAGGAATCCCCATTCTTTTTATATTATGCCATGCAGCAACCCCATGTACCGAGAACCCCACATCCAAGATTTAAAGGAGCCACTGATTTAGGGCCGCGTGGAGATGTTATAGTCGAGGCTGACTGGTGTATCGGCCAGTTTATTAGGACATTGGAGGAAGAGAGCCTTTTAGAAAATACCCTAATCATTTTGTCAAGTGATAATGGTCCTGTTCTTAATGATGGATATAGGGATGAAGCGGATGTTCGGAATGGGAATCATACACCTTGGGGGCCATTTCGTGGAGGTAAATATTGTTTGTTTGAAGCCGGTACCCGCGTGCCATTTGTTACCTATTGGAAAGGAAAAATTACTCCGAAAACATCAAATGCCTTAGTGTCGCAAATTGATTTATTGACCTCATTTGCCAAGCTAGTTGGTTCTGAAGAATCAACACAGGATAGTGAAAACATATTGGATGCCTTATTGGGTGAATCTGATATAGGTAGGAAAAAGTTGGTGTTAGAAGCTTCAGGAAGAACTGCATTAAGAAAAGGTAAATGGGCAATGATACCCCCACATAAGGGGCCTTCATTATACAGCGGGGTTAACATCGAATCCGGGAATGATGAAGCCTATCAGTTGTATGATCTTGAAATTGAAAAGGCTCAACTAACTAATCTTGCGGACTCATTGCCAGAGAAATTAGAGGAACTAAAGCAGGATTTCCAAGAAATTATAGATTCTGAAGAAAAGTAA
- a CDS encoding Gfo/Idh/MocA family protein: MNFKDRRSFLKLSSLAGISLASGNALAFKESNSDKKKLESLIHQNTQNFNMCGYAAPKLNKVRVGIIGLGMRGPGAVQRLSYIEGVDIKGLCDLRPNQVEKSLQLLNGTPHKPKLYSGDDEAWKKMVDQEDLDLVYICTPWEWHTPMAIYAMEAGKHVAVEVPAAKTLEECWQLVETSERTKKHCMMLENCCYDFFELMTLNMARQGFFGEIIHGEGAYIHNLVDLNFNKNGYEDMWRLKENANRNGNLYPMHGLGPICQIMDINRGDQMDYLSSISSGDFNMHDRAVELASTDPFFTPYRNDNFRGNMNTTIVKTKKGKSIMIQHDVSSPRPYSRIHLVSGSKAFARKWPEPKISTSHSYMDEPEMKKLEEQYTPEIVKKVGELAKKVGGHGGMDFIMDWRLIDCLRNGLPLDQDVYDAALWSAISPLSEQSVANRAQSMDIPDFTRGSWETNQPVILSLEGAGTTNVLLKE; this comes from the coding sequence ATGAATTTTAAGGATAGGAGAAGTTTTTTAAAATTGTCATCTCTTGCGGGTATATCCTTGGCAAGTGGAAACGCCTTAGCTTTTAAAGAGTCAAATTCAGACAAGAAAAAACTAGAATCTTTAATCCATCAAAATACACAAAATTTCAATATGTGCGGCTATGCAGCACCTAAGTTAAACAAGGTTAGGGTTGGTATTATTGGGCTTGGAATGCGAGGCCCTGGGGCGGTTCAGCGCCTGAGTTACATTGAAGGTGTCGACATTAAGGGGCTTTGCGATTTAAGACCGAATCAAGTAGAAAAATCATTGCAGCTATTAAATGGAACCCCCCATAAACCAAAATTGTATTCAGGTGATGATGAAGCCTGGAAAAAAATGGTAGATCAAGAGGATCTAGATCTTGTTTATATATGTACCCCTTGGGAATGGCATACCCCAATGGCCATTTATGCCATGGAAGCAGGAAAACATGTTGCAGTTGAAGTTCCTGCAGCCAAAACCTTGGAAGAATGTTGGCAATTGGTAGAGACATCCGAGCGCACCAAAAAACACTGTATGATGCTAGAAAACTGTTGTTATGACTTCTTCGAATTAATGACCCTTAATATGGCGCGACAAGGATTTTTTGGAGAAATTATACATGGTGAAGGCGCATACATTCACAATCTGGTCGATTTAAATTTCAACAAGAACGGGTATGAGGATATGTGGCGATTAAAAGAGAATGCCAATAGAAATGGAAACCTTTATCCTATGCATGGTCTTGGCCCAATTTGCCAAATTATGGATATAAACCGTGGAGACCAAATGGATTACTTAAGTTCAATTTCAAGTGGCGATTTCAATATGCATGATAGAGCTGTTGAATTGGCTTCAACCGATCCTTTTTTTACTCCTTACAGGAATGATAACTTCCGCGGCAATATGAATACAACAATCGTTAAAACAAAAAAAGGTAAATCGATAATGATTCAACACGATGTGAGTTCACCAAGACCCTATTCGAGAATCCACCTAGTTAGCGGTTCTAAAGCTTTTGCACGAAAATGGCCTGAACCAAAAATTTCCACAAGTCATTCTTATATGGACGAACCTGAAATGAAGAAATTGGAGGAACAATACACCCCAGAAATTGTCAAAAAAGTTGGAGAATTGGCTAAAAAAGTCGGAGGTCATGGAGGCATGGATTTTATAATGGATTGGCGCCTAATTGATTGCCTCAGAAACGGGCTCCCATTAGATCAAGATGTCTATGATGCAGCTTTGTGGAGCGCTATAAGTCCTCTAAGCGAACAGTCAGTGGCCAATAGGGCTCAATCCATGGATATTCCAGATTTTACTAGAGGAAGTTGGGAAACCAACCAACCTGTTATTCTTTCATTAGAAGGAGCTGGAACTACAAATGTTTTGCTAAAAGAGTAG
- a CDS encoding aldehyde dehydrogenase (NADP(+)) gives MFTGKNYIGYSQSADGNDVFESFNPKSQTIGGSFVIATIEEVNKAVALAKNAFPVFSAKSDEERANFLETIADEILALGDDLINTYCFESGLPEGRAMGERGRTMGQLKAFANHIKSDNWRHDFTDEADTSRQPLPKPELFKSALPLGPIAVFGASNFPLAFSTAGGDTASALAAGCPVVVKGHPMHPGTGELVSKAIIKAAKKCDMPEGVFSNLNSNGNEAGQLLVSHPDIKGVGFTGSLKGGKALYDLASKRNEPIPVFAEMGSINPVVLSSTAIEKRGNVIAKQIAGSVTLGAGQFCTNPGLVIVLDNPNLKEFENQLSNELEQIEAQCMLHPNIKNAFNKNRESKLQSEVITALNAIGNEEGNLSSGMVVKVAAKDFVANSELQEEVFGPFTMLVVAKDMEELKKVISSLHGQLTASVLAEPEDFEEYKSIVNALQFKVGRIIFNGMPTGVEVSPAMVHGGPFPATTDSRFTSVGLTAIQRWIRPICFQDMPKDLMP, from the coding sequence ATGTTTACTGGAAAAAATTACATCGGCTATTCTCAAAGTGCTGATGGAAATGACGTTTTTGAATCGTTTAATCCTAAATCCCAAACTATAGGTGGAAGTTTTGTAATTGCCACAATTGAAGAAGTTAATAAGGCGGTGGCTTTAGCAAAAAATGCATTTCCTGTTTTTTCTGCAAAGTCAGATGAGGAAAGGGCAAATTTTCTTGAAACTATAGCTGATGAAATTTTGGCCTTGGGAGACGACCTTATTAATACTTATTGTTTTGAGTCGGGGTTACCCGAGGGACGAGCCATGGGTGAAAGAGGGAGAACAATGGGACAACTGAAGGCTTTTGCAAACCATATAAAAAGTGATAATTGGAGGCATGACTTTACAGACGAAGCTGATACTTCAAGGCAACCATTACCAAAACCAGAATTGTTTAAATCTGCCTTGCCATTGGGTCCGATAGCTGTATTTGGGGCTAGTAATTTTCCCTTGGCTTTTTCCACTGCTGGAGGTGATACCGCAAGTGCGCTAGCTGCTGGTTGCCCTGTGGTTGTAAAAGGTCATCCAATGCATCCAGGAACTGGCGAATTAGTTTCTAAGGCCATTATTAAAGCTGCAAAAAAATGTGATATGCCCGAAGGGGTATTTTCCAACTTAAATAGTAATGGTAATGAAGCTGGGCAGCTATTGGTCTCACACCCTGATATAAAAGGAGTAGGATTCACTGGGAGTTTAAAAGGTGGAAAGGCATTGTATGATTTAGCCTCCAAGAGGAATGAGCCAATTCCAGTTTTTGCGGAGATGGGTAGTATCAATCCAGTTGTGCTTTCATCTACAGCCATTGAGAAAAGAGGGAATGTAATCGCTAAACAGATTGCTGGTTCAGTTACATTGGGAGCTGGTCAATTTTGTACTAACCCAGGTCTGGTAATTGTTTTGGATAACCCAAACCTTAAAGAGTTCGAAAACCAACTTTCAAATGAATTAGAACAGATTGAAGCCCAATGTATGCTTCATCCTAATATTAAAAATGCCTTTAATAAAAACCGGGAATCTAAATTACAAAGTGAAGTAATAACTGCATTGAATGCCATTGGTAATGAAGAAGGTAATCTTTCATCTGGTATGGTGGTAAAGGTTGCTGCAAAAGACTTTGTTGCAAATTCTGAATTACAGGAAGAAGTATTTGGACCATTTACCATGCTCGTGGTAGCAAAGGATATGGAAGAATTGAAGAAGGTGATTTCATCACTTCATGGTCAATTAACCGCCAGTGTTTTAGCTGAACCAGAGGATTTTGAAGAATATAAGTCCATTGTAAATGCCCTTCAATTTAAAGTTGGCAGGATTATTTTCAATGGTATGCCAACAGGAGTTGAGGTTTCGCCCGCAATGGTTCATGGGGGCCCTTTTCCTGCAACAACAGATAGTAGATTTACTTCCGTTGGTTTAACAGCAATACAAAGATGGATAAGGCCGATTTGTTTTCAAGATATGCCCAAAGATTTAATGCCGTAA